DNA sequence from the Acidothermus cellulolyticus 11B genome:
GAAGCCGAGCTCGACGCCCGACGGGTGGAGCGCAACGCCATAGAGCTCGAAACACTCCTCACCGAGCAGCAACGATGGCTCCGGGCGGTCCGCGCCGCCGCGACCCAACCATCCGAGGACCTGGAGCTGGCCCTCCATCGCCTTGTCGCGACAAGCGATCAGCTGGTCGCCTCCGGGCACCAACTGCGCGAGCGGGTCGAGGACGCGCGAAGCCGCCTCGCCCAGGTGCGAGACGGCGCGATGGGCTTGGCGATGGTCCCGGTCCGGCGCGTACTCTCCGGGTTTCCCCGACTGGTCCGGGACGTCGCCAGCGCCGGCGGCAAGGACGTCGGACTCCGGCTGGTCGGGGAGGATGTCGAGCTTGACAAGAAGGTGCTGGACGCCATCGCCGACGCACTCCGCCACTTGGTAACCAACGCGGTCGACCACGGATGCGAGACCCCGGCCGAGCGGGTTGCCGCGGGAAAGCCTCCCCGGGCAACCGTCACCGTGGAGGCACGGTCAGCCGGCGGGACCGTCGTCCTGGAGGTGGCCGACGACGGCCGGGGCATCGACGAAAGCGCAGTCCGCCGCCAGGCGATCGAACGCGGGCTCCTCCCGCCGGATAGCACCGTGTCCGGCCCGGCGCTTCTGCAGGTGCTCTTCGCACCGGCGTTCTCCACCGCCCCGACCGTGACGGTGACGTCGGGGCGTGGCGTGGGCTTGGACGTCGTCCGGACGGTCGTCGACGAACTCGGCGGCACGATCGACATCTACACCGAACCGGGCCGCGGCACCCGCTTCGTCCTCACCTTGCCGATCACACTCGGCGTCCTGCGCTGCCTGATCGCCCGGGTGGGAGCCGAACGGTACGCCGTCCCGGTGCCGAACGTCATTGAATCGATCAGCCTGCGCGACGTGCCGGTGGACAACCTCGCCGGGGCGCCGGTCGTCGTCCGTCACGGCACCTCCGTGCCGCTGCTCGACCTCGGCGCGGCGCTGGGCGTGGAGGGTGTCCGGGATCCCCGCGCTGCCCTTGTCGTGCGCCAAGGCGGCGGCGATCTCGTCGCGTGGTCGGTCGACCGGTTGGAGGGCGAGCTCGAGCTCGTCGTCAAGGACCTCGGATCGTTCATCGGGCGGTTGCCGCTCGTCACCGGGGCGACGATCGACGGCGATGGCACCGTGGTGTGCCTCCTCGATCTACGGGAGATGTCCGCCCGGACCGGGGCGGCCAGCACCGCGCAACCAGCGACGGCGCCGCCCGAGCTGGAGACGCCCCGACCGCTGGGACGCCGGCCGCGAATCCTCGTTGTCGAGGATTCCGTCGGAGTCCGGGAGCTGGAGCGGGTGATCCTGGAGGGTGCCGGTTATGAAGTCACCACCGCGGTCGACGGGCTCGACGGGTTGGCCCGCCTGCGCACCGAACTGCCCGACCTCGTGCTGGCCGATGTCGAGATGCCGGGGATGGACGGATTCACCCTTACCCGAACCATCCGCCGGACCCGAGGCTGGGAACACCTCCCGGTAGTGATCATGACGTCGCGAGGGGACGACGGCGACCGGCGAGCCGGCATGGAAGCCGGGGCGAACGCGTACCTGCTCAAGAGCGAATTCGATCAAGCGCAGCTGGTCGAGACGGTCGGCCGGCTCCTCGGGCGGTGACAGAACACCCCGCACGGTGGCCGGCTCCTCGGGCGATAGCAGCCCGCCGTGGCCGGCAACCGTCCACCCGGCCGGTCACAAACCGCCGTGGGCGGTGACAGACCGCCGCACAGCGCGCTCCGTCTTTCGGCCGGGCAAACCCGGCGAATGGAGTACGGTTCGGCGTCTCAGCAGCCGATGAAGTCGATGAGTCCCTCGGTCGAAACTCCGAGCAGACCTTTCGACTGATCTTCCCGGAGGGAGATTCGATGCCGACCGTCGTCATCGCCGATGACAGTCCCACCCTGCGGCGGATCGTCACCAGCGTGCTGACCAAGGAAGGGTACGAGGTGATCACCGCAGAGGACGGCGTCGAAGCGGTCCAGGCAGTCTTCCGGTCGCGGCCGGACGCGGTCATCCTCGACGTGCAGATGCCGCGCGTCTCCGGCTACGTCGCCGCCCGGCTGCTCAAGGACGACTGGCAGACGGCGGATATTCCGATCATCCTCCTGACGTCGCTGGACGCCGCAAGCGACCGGTACTGGGGCACGCAAGCCGGCGCCGATCGGTACCTCACGAAGGACTTCGAGGCTCCCGAACTGGTAGCCGCCGTCTCCGAAGCGATCGCCCAGGCCGAACGGGCCCGCGGGGGGCGTCCGGCGTTACGGCCGGATCCCGTGGAGCTGGAACCGGATGATGTCTTCAGCCGGGTCTGCGACCTGCTCGATCGCAAACTCTTCGAGACGTCCGTCGCCGCCGAGGTGACGTCGATCGCCTCCAGTGCACACGGATTCGAAGAGACGGTGGCCGGAGTCCTGGCCATCTTGCAACGATTCGTCGACAACGAACTGGCCGCCGTCCTCCTCGCCGAGGAACGGACGGCGTATGTCGCAGTGGCCCGGGAGGCGTCAGAGGCCCACTACGCGGACTTCGTCACGGCAGCAGTCGATGCGCTCAACGCGGCCGCCGGTACGTCGCTCACCCCGGCCGAGGTCAATGTGCGGGTCGCGGATCCCAATCACCTTCTCGGCGCGGACGACGAGGGTCGGATGGCGACGTTTCTGTCGATGCCGTTGCGGGGTCACGGCGGACGGGTCATTGGGGTGCTCGCGCTGTCCAGCGCGGCGAAGAATGCCTTCTCCGAGACCGCGCTCGCGACACTCAAGCTGGTCGAGGATCCCGCAGCCATCGTCATCGACAACGCCCGGCTCGCTGGGACGCCGG
Encoded proteins:
- a CDS encoding hybrid sensor histidine kinase/response regulator, whose product is MGGWAEDPELLATFRAEVEERLASLSAGLLRLETGAASRQVLSALFRDAHTVKGSARMMGLTAVLETAHAAEDLLAALRDGRFPVRRDLVDLLLATVDGISRSLPGDPAPVGEEHLRALIAALRSALDGEEPVTVPRLPEPTVTVQSGPQPLAVPPPPARPGTTPSATETPAPAAQAAAPPFAVPPPPDGQAAGPPLAVPPPPAGPTGSPAGSTARPPRPAGSAPPPAGSAPVGRPSTPTATLSTPAAAASTLLESITPPAAVQIGGPTEPERGFDAIRVASRRVYDLLDVVGEAELDARRVERNAIELETLLTEQQRWLRAVRAAATQPSEDLELALHRLVATSDQLVASGHQLRERVEDARSRLAQVRDGAMGLAMVPVRRVLSGFPRLVRDVASAGGKDVGLRLVGEDVELDKKVLDAIADALRHLVTNAVDHGCETPAERVAAGKPPRATVTVEARSAGGTVVLEVADDGRGIDESAVRRQAIERGLLPPDSTVSGPALLQVLFAPAFSTAPTVTVTSGRGVGLDVVRTVVDELGGTIDIYTEPGRGTRFVLTLPITLGVLRCLIARVGAERYAVPVPNVIESISLRDVPVDNLAGAPVVVRHGTSVPLLDLGAALGVEGVRDPRAALVVRQGGGDLVAWSVDRLEGELELVVKDLGSFIGRLPLVTGATIDGDGTVVCLLDLREMSARTGAASTAQPATAPPELETPRPLGRRPRILVVEDSVGVRELERVILEGAGYEVTTAVDGLDGLARLRTELPDLVLADVEMPGMDGFTLTRTIRRTRGWEHLPVVIMTSRGDDGDRRAGMEAGANAYLLKSEFDQAQLVETVGRLLGR
- a CDS encoding response regulator; this translates as MPTVVIADDSPTLRRIVTSVLTKEGYEVITAEDGVEAVQAVFRSRPDAVILDVQMPRVSGYVAARLLKDDWQTADIPIILLTSLDAASDRYWGTQAGADRYLTKDFEAPELVAAVSEAIAQAERARGGRPALRPDPVELEPDDVFSRVCDLLDRKLFETSVAAEVTSIASSAHGFEETVAGVLAILQRFVDNELAAVLLAEERTAYVAVAREASEAHYADFVTAAVDALNAAAGTSLTPAEVNVRVADPNHLLGADDEGRMATFLSMPLRGHGGRVIGVLALSSAAKNAFSETALATLKLVEDPAAIVIDNARLAGTPVG